The DNA window aaagaagtattttataatttttctataaattttattaattttattttttatcattttcgcCACATGTCAGGCTATGTTGTGACACGTGATGACTTTAATTGGAAAAAACCAGGGGtcgttatttttttatgatttttataaaaaatttatttatttatgatttttataaaaaaattctaatttttaataaattttaaattttttaaatgtttattaaaatttattatttttataattatttattctaatttttaataagagtagaggcttaatttcttttttgaaaaattttgagggtattttttatgcattttaaaagttcaagtatCTAATTGAGTGAAAAAATGGTAGGagattaattgttttttttttttgaagtttgagGCCTGATGCATTTAACCATACCACTATCGGATGCATACCCACATTACACTTGCATCTGAGTTTAAGTAACATAGATTTCTTCCCCTTCTAATCAAAACGAGATTCTTTTTCATGCTTAAATCTTCAATGGTACCAATTAAAAAAAACCTTCTAGTCtctctcaattttgaaattgagaaaatcagtccctctcaaaaaaattgaagtaatttAATCATTGTCAGTTTCAAAATTGAGCAACTAAGGATAATTAATCACGGTATTAATATCTTGCAttaattgtatataattttgattggtataataacaaatttagccttcaatatttatatattttgtcattttaacattaattctaaaaaaataaacaaattcagCCTGAACATTACACAATTGTTGcaagataaatttgttaaattaagaccaaattgacaTAATGTGTAAACTTTaatagctaaatttattattataccaattaaaatcatGTACAATTGATGAAAAACATTAGCGTCGTGATCAATTGTCCTTAGTtgttcactttcaaaattgacagggattaaattactttaattttttttaaagagaccAATTTGCTTAATTCTGAAATTGAGAGGGACTGAAATTTTTTTACtagaaaaaatgtaaattttcagAAACTGGAAGCATTAAGTTGGCAGGCAACAGTTTGCAGAAAACAACAATGAATATATTATGTAACAACCATTTCTGATTGTATAAATAATCAATAAAAGATTGGAGAAGCAACAAATAAACATAACCTATGAGAGATGAGTGCTCATGTCACATGGTCAATTCAACTCAATAATGTGATACATAGACATTGTACTCCACAGTAGCATCTCCAGTATTATAATCAAACCAAATTGTATGTGCCAATGCATAGCCCCTACCAAACCTAAACACCCCGCTACCTCCAACAATTGGCATTTCCCTCACATCATCAAAAACCGGATTCCTCCCAACAACACTGATGCTGCTACCATTGTAAGTTCCTTCAGTGAAGGCTAAATTCATAACCATTAGCAATGAAACATCTTCTTGTGCAGCAAGGGCATACATCCCTTGAGCTCTTCCAACCAGCTTTGAGCTGATTTCAGGCCCTTCTGTCAATGCATCATCCATCATCATGGTGGCTCCAAAACCATAGGCGCTGCTGTTTGGTGGCCCTGCAATTTTCACAGCACTGGGTTTTTTCCCACTAATGACATCATGAAAGTAAAAGTGGAGGTGGGATCTTTTTTCTACACGCTTTATCGCTATACCCTCATTGATTTCCTCACAAAAGATGCCACTAACAGTGCTGTAGAAGGTTGAGAAGGTAATGTAATAGAGGGTGAAGAGAAGGCAAATGGAAAAAATAGTGGCCATTTTGGATTGCTCTTGAATGAGGAGGTTGTTTTAAGGATTGCACAATGGGAAAGTGTCATGTTCTTTCTTCAATCAAAAGGAGATTTGGCCTTTTTATAGGAGGTAGCAGCATGGTTGCGGTAAAAGCATCAGAAAACCCCATCTACTATACCATGAATTGCATTTTAGCCCCTCTAttgaaaaatggacaaattagtccctatatgtaAGGTAAGTGAGCAGAACAGACCCATtgttaaaattttgtgtttatatataaggtataataacaaatttagccctaaatCTTTACACATTTAGTCAATTTGACCCAACTcttttattggaagtaaattagaaaattttaaaactaataagACTAAAGGATCAAAAAGGCCTTAGTAATAGCT is part of the Gossypium hirsutum isolate 1008001.06 chromosome D11, Gossypium_hirsutum_v2.1, whole genome shotgun sequence genome and encodes:
- the LOC107961487 gene encoding dirigent protein 22, producing the protein MATIFSICLLFTLYYITFSTFYSTVSGIFCEEINEGIAIKRVEKRSHLHFYFHDVISGKKPSAVKIAGPPNSSAYGFGATMMMDDALTEGPEISSKLVGRAQGMYALAAQEDVSLLMVMNLAFTEGTYNGSSISVVGRNPVFDDVREMPIVGGSGVFRFGRGYALAHTIWFDYNTGDATVEYNVYVSHY